One Cynocephalus volans isolate mCynVol1 chromosome 5, mCynVol1.pri, whole genome shotgun sequence DNA window includes the following coding sequences:
- the LOC134377794 gene encoding histone H3.3A-like, which yields MARTKQTARKSTGGKAPRKQLATKAACKSAPSTGGVKKPHRYRPGTVALREIRRYQKSTELLIRKLPFQRLVREIAQDFKTDLRFQSAAIGALQEASEAYLVGLFEDTNLCAIHAKRVTIMPKDIQLARRIRGERA from the coding sequence ATGGCTCGTACAAAGCAGACTGCCCGCAAATCAACCGGTGGTAAAGCACCCAGGAAACAACTGGCTACAAAAGCCGCTTGCAAGAGTGCGCCCTCTACTGGAGGGGTGAAGAAACCTCATCGTTACAGGCCTGGTACTGTGGCACTCCGTGAAATTAGACGTTATCAGAAGTCCACTGAACTTCTGATTCGCAAACTCCCCTTCCAGCGTCTGGTGCGAGAAATTGCTCAGGACTTCAAAACAGATCTGCGCTTCCAGAGCGCAGCTATTGGTGCTTTGCAGGAGGCAAGTGAGGCCTATCTGGTTGGCCTTTTTGAAGACACCAACCTGTGTGCTATCCATGCCAAACGTGTAACAATTATGCCAAAAGACATCCAGCTAGCACGCCGCATACGTGGAGAACGTGCTTAA